The Edaphobacter sp. 12200R-103 genome contains a region encoding:
- a CDS encoding ABC transporter permease → MGWIRSLQAGVRALRDKRARNVEIEEELASYVREWTEEKVRRGMSPEDAARAVRREAGSAIAVRQQVWNAGWEAWLDRLWSDVRYTFRRLSRMPGLLFVLVLSIGIGIAANATVFAIVSKFILQPLPVGDPGTLLSIMRTFDHGQCCNNLPAPVIRDVRSMSQTFSDVAAYDELLPASMGGGAEPQRIWGQATSANYFDVAQVSMAAGRGFAAGEEKAPVIVIGYRLWQQMFRGDPEIAGRQIQVSGHVYTVVGVAPRGFRGLDQILDPQFWVPLGDLGELTANSPKEDSRTTQWLRAVGRLKPGVTREQAAHEMDVIAGRLAQMYPATDKGNGLVLESVGDLPARDKRSMQFFLMALSAIAFLVLCIACANVANLLLAQGAQRQREMAVRLALGSTRGRLMRQILMESTLIALAGGTAGVLLSLWATYALSSFRLPVPVAMDLSVHVDWRVLLYSLLLSIVAGVLCGFVPSWAASRPAMPNALKGEDALARPGRRWSLREVLVATQITLSLVLLCGAGLFLRSLEKASKIDVGFRSRGLVMMSIDPQLHRYTADRSIVLLKDVLERIAALPGIRSATLTDGVPLSMGHRSDGFEVPGRPKPQGQNVVELYMAGPEYFETMGIPRIAGRDLANENAAAMKVGVVNQEFVRRFFQGENPVGHTVNGAGVPYQIVGVVGDTKSRTLGEQQRPVLYRSIYQNIASDPSQDGYTVIARYEGDPAALTKSMEGAIHAADRSLAVFNVQTMEEHMNDALFLPRLVGSLFAVFGIAGVLLASIGLYGVMSYAVSQRTKEIGVRMALGARASQVQAMVVRGGLRLVVIAMVLGVPLALAAAKLTRSLLYGIAPWDTTTFTVVPLLLAAISLLACWIPSRRASRVDPMEALRTE, encoded by the coding sequence ATGGGATGGATACGGAGTCTGCAGGCGGGCGTCAGGGCGCTTCGCGATAAGAGGGCGCGCAACGTGGAGATCGAAGAAGAGCTTGCGTCCTACGTCCGCGAATGGACGGAGGAGAAGGTGCGGCGGGGGATGAGTCCGGAAGATGCCGCAAGGGCCGTGCGGCGGGAGGCGGGAAGTGCGATCGCGGTAAGGCAGCAGGTGTGGAACGCCGGGTGGGAGGCGTGGCTAGATCGTTTGTGGAGTGACGTGCGGTACACGTTCCGACGTCTATCGCGCATGCCGGGGCTGCTCTTTGTGCTGGTGCTCTCGATCGGGATTGGCATTGCGGCGAACGCTACGGTCTTTGCGATTGTCAGCAAGTTCATTCTCCAGCCGCTCCCGGTCGGCGATCCGGGCACGCTGCTCTCGATCATGCGGACGTTCGATCATGGGCAGTGCTGCAACAATCTTCCTGCGCCGGTGATTCGTGACGTCCGAAGCATGAGCCAGACCTTCTCGGATGTGGCGGCTTACGACGAGCTGCTGCCTGCTTCGATGGGAGGAGGGGCCGAGCCGCAGCGCATCTGGGGACAGGCGACGAGCGCAAACTACTTCGACGTCGCCCAGGTAAGCATGGCCGCCGGGCGCGGCTTCGCCGCAGGGGAAGAGAAGGCGCCGGTGATCGTGATCGGCTATAGGCTGTGGCAGCAGATGTTCCGGGGCGATCCGGAGATTGCGGGCAGACAGATTCAGGTTTCAGGGCATGTCTATACGGTTGTGGGGGTGGCGCCGAGGGGATTTCGCGGGCTGGACCAGATTCTCGATCCGCAGTTCTGGGTGCCGCTGGGCGATCTCGGCGAGCTGACAGCGAACTCTCCCAAGGAAGATTCGCGAACGACCCAGTGGCTGCGCGCGGTGGGGCGGCTGAAGCCCGGCGTTACGCGGGAACAGGCTGCGCATGAGATGGACGTGATTGCCGGTAGGCTGGCGCAGATGTATCCGGCGACGGATAAAGGCAATGGACTTGTGCTGGAGTCCGTCGGCGACCTGCCCGCGCGGGATAAGCGCTCCATGCAGTTCTTTCTTATGGCACTGTCGGCGATCGCGTTCCTGGTGCTTTGTATTGCCTGCGCGAATGTTGCGAATCTGCTGCTTGCGCAGGGGGCGCAGCGTCAGCGCGAGATGGCGGTTCGTCTGGCGCTGGGCTCGACGCGTGGCCGGTTGATGCGGCAGATCCTGATGGAAAGCACGCTGATTGCACTGGCTGGAGGAACAGCGGGAGTGCTGCTCTCATTGTGGGCTACGTATGCGCTCTCGTCGTTCCGGTTGCCGGTCCCTGTCGCGATGGATCTGAGTGTGCACGTGGACTGGCGGGTGCTGCTGTATTCCCTGCTCCTGAGTATCGTCGCGGGGGTGCTGTGCGGGTTTGTGCCGTCGTGGGCGGCGTCACGTCCTGCGATGCCGAATGCACTGAAGGGAGAAGATGCCCTGGCGCGGCCTGGCCGCCGGTGGAGCCTGCGAGAGGTGCTGGTGGCCACGCAGATCACGTTGTCGCTGGTGCTGCTGTGTGGCGCCGGGCTGTTTCTGCGGAGTCTGGAGAAGGCATCGAAGATCGACGTGGGATTTCGGTCGCGTGGGCTGGTCATGATGTCGATCGATCCGCAGCTGCATCGCTACACGGCAGATCGCTCTATCGTGCTGTTGAAAGATGTGTTGGAGCGAATCGCTGCTCTGCCGGGCATTCGTTCCGCGACGCTGACCGATGGCGTTCCGCTTTCGATGGGACATCGCAGCGATGGGTTTGAGGTGCCGGGCAGGCCCAAGCCGCAGGGCCAAAACGTCGTCGAGTTGTACATGGCTGGCCCTGAATACTTTGAGACGATGGGGATCCCGCGCATCGCGGGGCGTGATCTTGCGAACGAGAATGCCGCTGCGATGAAGGTCGGCGTCGTGAACCAGGAGTTCGTGCGCAGGTTCTTTCAGGGAGAGAATCCCGTTGGCCACACGGTAAACGGTGCGGGTGTGCCTTACCAGATTGTCGGTGTGGTGGGAGACACGAAGTCGCGCACGCTTGGAGAGCAGCAGCGGCCAGTGCTGTACCGCTCCATCTATCAGAACATCGCGAGCGATCCGTCACAGGATGGATATACGGTGATTGCGCGATATGAAGGCGACCCCGCCGCACTGACGAAGAGCATGGAGGGGGCGATTCATGCCGCGGATCGATCGCTTGCCGTCTTCAACGTGCAGACCATGGAGGAGCACATGAACGATGCGCTGTTCCTCCCGCGGCTGGTGGGAAGCCTGTTTGCGGTCTTCGGAATCGCGGGAGTTCTGCTGGCCTCCATTGGCCTGTATGGAGTGATGAGCTACGCGGTGAGCCAGCGGACGAAAGAGATCGGCGTGCGCATGGCATTGGGCGCGAGGGCCTCGCAGGTGCAGGCGATGGTGGTTCGGGGCGGGCTGCGGCTGGTCGTCATCGCGATGGTGCTGGGGGTTCCGCTGGCGCTGGCGGCGGCGAAACTCACACGAAGCCTGCTGTATGGAATTGCTCCCTGGGATACGACGACGTTTACCGTGGTTCCGCTGCTGCTGGCAGCGATCTCGCTGCTTGCCTGCTGGATTCCGTCACGAAGAGCATCGCGGGTGGACCCGATGGAGGCGCTGCGGACGGAGTAG
- a CDS encoding ABC transporter permease, which yields MQNILSDLRYALRQLRRSPVFALTAMLTLALGVGANTAVFSLLDQALLRALPVRQPERLVYLQGTGDAWRGHTSSHGGGVASYFSYPMYRDLRDKDAAFDGLIATTKQMVDLTRNNTSAFAEAEIVSGNYFDVLGVQPALGRVFNQSDDVTAGAAPVVVLSFDYWRRRMNADPSAINQTISLNGQPFRVIGVTGAGFHSAVWGENPALFVPMAMLDQVIPGQGKRLGDHTDRWLNIVGRLKDGVSIAQAQVISAPLWHALRADELKTLGSTSKRFTDEYLTNSRLLVQPGERGFSYNRESFETPLMVVMGMALLVLLIAATNVASLLLVRSSARLREFSLRYALGARAGRIVQQLLLEGLLIGAGGGLMGILLAPPAIRTLAARMGSAFTATIDQRLLVFNFATAIVVSLLFSLAPAIQLLRPQLSQMLRTQASTGTGGMLGFRRIVVGTQIGLSLLLLVAAGLFVKTLHQLRMADVGYRTDHLVGFGLAPRLAGYTPERIPQLRLQILNSLEAAPGVEGVGAANSPQLSGQMHTGNMAFAAYKAAPDEDIIIDKTGVSPGFFDALGVPLIAGRGFTLQDNNEHPRVAIVNESLAKRYFGSAAKAVGQRAADGGPSRPMDTEIIGVVRDFHHEGLRDAVTPALFMPLEQASDADASRAIYFYIRTHVAPTAMFDSVRRSIGSIDPLLAIDNLQTMEMQIDRDMRNESMIELLALTFGALATLLAGIGVYGVVAYTTGQRTREIGIRIALGSSRWSISRLVFGDVLRLAGVGVLVGIPMAIALARLLRSQLFGVTPADPFVLALAVGIVAAVALGAALLPARKAASVDPSEVLRAE from the coding sequence ATGCAGAACATTCTAAGCGACTTGCGGTATGCGCTGCGGCAGCTGCGCCGCTCTCCTGTCTTTGCCCTGACCGCGATGCTGACGCTGGCTCTGGGGGTTGGAGCTAATACTGCGGTCTTCTCATTGCTGGACCAGGCGCTGCTGCGGGCGCTTCCGGTGCGGCAGCCGGAGAGGCTGGTGTATCTGCAGGGGACGGGCGACGCCTGGCGCGGGCATACCAGCAGTCACGGCGGCGGAGTAGCCTCTTACTTCTCGTATCCCATGTATCGCGATCTCAGGGACAAGGACGCAGCCTTCGATGGCTTGATTGCGACCACCAAACAGATGGTCGATCTCACTCGCAACAACACCTCTGCGTTTGCCGAGGCGGAGATTGTGAGCGGCAACTACTTCGATGTGCTTGGAGTGCAGCCTGCGCTCGGCAGAGTGTTCAACCAGTCCGACGATGTAACCGCAGGCGCGGCGCCAGTGGTTGTGTTGAGCTTTGACTACTGGCGCAGGCGGATGAACGCCGATCCTTCTGCGATCAACCAGACGATCTCGCTCAACGGACAGCCGTTCAGGGTGATCGGCGTAACCGGGGCCGGATTTCACAGTGCCGTGTGGGGAGAGAATCCGGCACTGTTTGTTCCTATGGCGATGCTCGACCAGGTAATTCCGGGACAGGGGAAACGACTGGGCGATCACACGGACCGCTGGTTGAATATCGTTGGACGCCTGAAAGACGGAGTCAGCATTGCGCAGGCGCAGGTCATCAGTGCTCCTCTATGGCATGCGCTGCGGGCGGATGAGTTGAAGACCCTGGGGTCCACGTCGAAGCGATTCACCGATGAGTACCTGACGAACAGCCGTCTGCTGGTCCAGCCCGGGGAGAGGGGCTTTTCCTACAACCGCGAGAGCTTTGAGACGCCGTTGATGGTGGTGATGGGAATGGCGCTGCTGGTGCTGCTGATTGCAGCGACCAATGTGGCGAGCCTGTTGCTGGTGCGCTCGTCCGCTCGGCTGAGGGAGTTTTCGCTGCGCTATGCTCTTGGAGCACGCGCAGGCCGCATCGTGCAGCAGCTTCTGCTGGAAGGCCTCCTGATCGGCGCGGGTGGCGGGCTGATGGGGATACTTCTTGCTCCGCCTGCGATTCGCACGCTTGCAGCAAGGATGGGAAGCGCGTTTACGGCTACGATCGATCAGCGGCTTCTTGTCTTCAACTTTGCAACGGCCATCGTTGTGAGTCTTCTGTTCAGCCTGGCTCCTGCGATCCAGCTTCTGCGCCCGCAGCTTTCGCAGATGCTGCGGACCCAGGCTTCCACGGGGACCGGAGGGATGCTCGGATTTCGACGCATCGTTGTGGGAACGCAGATTGGCCTGAGCCTGTTGCTGCTGGTAGCGGCAGGATTGTTTGTGAAGACGCTGCATCAGCTTCGCATGGCAGACGTGGGTTACAGGACGGACCATCTTGTTGGCTTCGGCCTGGCGCCGCGGCTGGCCGGGTATACGCCCGAGAGAATACCGCAGCTGCGGCTTCAGATTCTGAACAGCCTGGAAGCAGCGCCCGGGGTAGAGGGCGTGGGCGCTGCCAACAGTCCGCAGCTGAGCGGCCAGATGCACACCGGCAATATGGCCTTCGCTGCTTACAAGGCTGCGCCGGATGAAGACATCATCATCGACAAGACCGGCGTGAGTCCCGGCTTCTTCGATGCGCTGGGAGTGCCGCTGATTGCCGGAAGAGGTTTCACCCTGCAGGACAACAACGAACACCCGCGGGTCGCTATCGTGAACGAGTCCCTGGCGAAGAGATACTTCGGCTCCGCCGCCAAGGCTGTTGGGCAGAGAGCGGCCGATGGCGGGCCATCCAGACCGATGGATACGGAGATCATCGGCGTCGTGCGCGACTTTCATCACGAGGGCCTGCGCGATGCGGTCACGCCCGCTCTCTTCATGCCGCTGGAGCAGGCCTCCGACGCCGATGCCAGCAGGGCGATCTACTTCTACATCCGCACGCACGTTGCGCCGACGGCCATGTTTGATTCGGTGCGGCGATCCATTGGAAGCATCGATCCGCTGCTGGCGATCGACAATCTGCAGACGATGGAGATGCAGATCGATCGCGACATGAGGAACGAGAGCATGATCGAGCTGTTGGCGCTGACCTTTGGGGCCCTGGCGACGTTGCTTGCAGGCATCGGGGTCTACGGGGTGGTCGCTTACACGACAGGCCAGAGGACACGGGAGATAGGGATTCGCATCGCGCTGGGGTCTTCGCGCTGGTCCATCTCGAGGCTTGTCTTTGGGGATGTGCTCAGGCTGGCCGGCGTGGGTGTGCTGGTTGGGATTCCGATGGCGATTGCGCTGGCGCGGCTGTTGCGAAGCCAGTTATTTGGAGTGACGCCTGCCGATCCTTTTGTGCTGGCCCTTGCGGTGGGCATTGTGGCTGCGGTGGCTTTGGGTGCGGCGCTCCTGCCTGCACGCAAAGCTGCCTCGGTCGATCCATCGGAGGTTCTGCGAGCAGAGTAG
- a CDS encoding TonB-dependent receptor: protein MRKLHGCLFLFVVSFFGSTLFGQTVDTSILGSVTDPQGSVIPDATVVVHAEATGQEKTVKTTGDGQYRVQYLVPGLYTVTVNAAGFAPATRSGIQLALSQQIHLDVAMSVSGTQQTVEVNAAVPLLQSENASLGATVDTNRTVNLPLNGRKFNDLAVLTPGVRISNPDNHSSSTAGSTIASNSGRGDWGAVQVDGVVMTNTRSAYVNNYPSVDAIEEFRVQTGNFSAEYGFSAGTNINVQLKSGTNSFHGSAFEFIRNDAVDARNYYRKAPLKKNALKQNQFGATLGGPIFRNKTFFFASYEGLRSIAEIPALSKVLTPAERNGDFSAFAGQLRNPYTGGTYANNQIPVNPVSKNIIDTYMPLPNGSFAGGQNYSGVSIGNQSNNQYIGRVDHRFNDHNSIFIHYIYSHRDFPDTDLNPNFRYTGTYPMHNAALQYIHVFSPSLVNEVRAGVNLEHVKQLSVRTGTDFTIESLGINGFLVGGPNGRPLTRNEEGFPLLSISNYLGMGDSRAASNLDYSRTFMVADNITYTKGKHTLLFGADIRKVAGNATTNNTPFGQQSFTGDLTNYAPADFMLGVPRTSVTPEGVPITAARQWRTAEYFQDNYRVNDKLTLNLGIRYEIYAPPVDLNNVSRTLDFGQNPPVLTPAPGQRLNDVWSITYKDIAPRLGFAYSATPTTVIRGGYGITYYGGQFDNINIMQLNPPTAGSLTITNPTLNPVATIETPVPAALYPNPPFFNVVTMPADRRRPDVMIQTWNATVEQQFGKAVLTTSYVGTKGSDLDTSIQYFNSPLPGPGAIQARRPYNTFARIRALDFTGASNYNALQEHFEWRVNTRSNITVSYVWSHMFDNQGNSTNTGGCTCQDVRNPHEWASGTADQRHNLVVAYVYRLPDFAKSKLAGLGANGWTLNGLITLASGSPVNVTQSTDSQNVDNPWQRPTLTGVNPYITNKSATNGWYTRNAFALSGFAFGNTPRNYLVGPGTKTVNVSVMKNFAMPYADSHNLQVRFEAFNALNTPQFSNPNSSYSPTNSSFGQISSTKINNRELQLAVKYLF from the coding sequence ATGCGAAAGTTGCACGGCTGTCTGTTTCTTTTCGTTGTCTCTTTCTTCGGCTCAACCCTGTTCGGTCAAACAGTCGACACCTCCATCCTCGGGTCGGTCACCGACCCTCAGGGCTCGGTGATTCCCGATGCCACGGTCGTCGTTCACGCCGAGGCGACCGGTCAGGAGAAGACCGTTAAAACCACCGGCGACGGGCAGTACCGGGTGCAGTATCTTGTTCCCGGTCTTTACACCGTCACCGTCAACGCGGCCGGCTTTGCGCCTGCCACGCGAAGCGGCATCCAGTTGGCGCTCTCACAACAGATTCACCTCGATGTCGCCATGTCGGTCAGCGGAACCCAGCAGACGGTCGAGGTCAACGCCGCCGTGCCTCTTCTGCAGAGCGAGAACGCCTCGCTGGGTGCGACCGTCGATACCAATCGCACCGTCAATCTCCCGCTGAACGGACGCAAGTTCAACGATCTTGCGGTGCTTACCCCCGGCGTTCGCATCTCCAACCCGGACAACCACTCTTCCTCCACGGCCGGATCAACCATCGCCTCTAACAGCGGACGCGGCGACTGGGGAGCCGTGCAGGTCGACGGTGTCGTCATGACCAACACGCGATCGGCCTACGTCAACAACTATCCTTCCGTCGACGCCATTGAAGAGTTCCGCGTGCAGACCGGCAACTTCTCTGCCGAGTATGGCTTCTCCGCCGGTACCAACATCAACGTGCAGTTGAAGAGCGGAACCAACTCGTTTCACGGCAGCGCCTTTGAATTCATTCGCAACGACGCCGTCGACGCTCGCAACTACTACCGGAAGGCTCCGCTCAAAAAGAACGCCCTCAAGCAGAACCAGTTTGGAGCCACGCTGGGTGGTCCCATCTTCCGCAACAAGACCTTCTTCTTTGCCAGCTACGAAGGCCTTCGCTCCATCGCGGAGATCCCCGCACTCAGCAAGGTGCTTACGCCTGCCGAGCGAAATGGAGACTTCTCGGCCTTCGCTGGCCAGTTGAGAAACCCATATACCGGCGGCACCTACGCAAACAATCAGATCCCGGTGAACCCGGTATCGAAGAACATCATCGACACCTACATGCCGCTGCCGAATGGAAGCTTCGCCGGCGGACAGAACTACTCCGGGGTCAGCATCGGCAATCAGTCCAACAATCAGTACATCGGTCGCGTCGATCACCGGTTCAATGACCACAACTCCATCTTCATCCACTACATCTACAGCCACCGCGACTTCCCGGATACGGACCTGAATCCCAACTTCCGCTATACCGGCACCTACCCCATGCACAACGCGGCGCTGCAATACATCCACGTCTTCTCACCATCGCTGGTGAACGAGGTGCGCGCCGGCGTCAACCTGGAGCACGTCAAGCAGCTCAGCGTGCGCACCGGTACGGACTTTACGATTGAGTCGCTGGGAATCAACGGCTTCCTCGTCGGCGGACCGAATGGAAGGCCTCTAACCCGGAACGAAGAGGGCTTCCCCCTGCTGAGCATCTCGAACTACCTCGGCATGGGCGACTCGCGGGCTGCCTCCAACCTGGACTACAGCCGCACCTTCATGGTGGCTGACAACATCACGTACACGAAGGGCAAGCACACGCTGCTCTTCGGAGCCGACATCCGTAAAGTGGCGGGCAATGCCACCACAAACAATACGCCCTTCGGACAGCAGAGCTTCACCGGAGACCTAACGAACTACGCTCCCGCGGACTTCATGTTGGGCGTACCGCGCACCTCGGTTACGCCCGAAGGCGTGCCCATCACTGCAGCCCGCCAGTGGAGGACCGCCGAGTACTTCCAGGACAACTACCGCGTCAACGACAAGCTGACCCTCAATCTCGGGATCCGCTATGAGATCTACGCTCCTCCGGTCGATCTCAACAACGTCTCGCGCACATTAGACTTCGGTCAGAATCCACCGGTGCTGACGCCTGCGCCCGGACAGCGCCTGAACGATGTCTGGTCCATCACCTACAAGGACATCGCTCCGCGCCTCGGCTTTGCCTACAGCGCGACGCCAACGACGGTGATCCGCGGCGGATACGGCATCACGTACTATGGCGGACAGTTCGACAACATCAACATCATGCAGTTGAACCCGCCGACGGCAGGAAGCCTGACCATCACCAACCCAACCCTGAATCCGGTCGCCACGATCGAGACTCCGGTACCGGCAGCCCTCTATCCCAATCCACCCTTCTTCAACGTAGTGACGATGCCTGCCGATCGGCGCCGCCCCGATGTGATGATCCAGACCTGGAACGCCACCGTCGAACAGCAGTTCGGCAAGGCAGTGCTGACCACGTCCTACGTTGGAACCAAGGGGAGCGATCTGGATACCAGCATTCAATACTTCAACTCGCCGCTGCCCGGTCCGGGAGCCATCCAGGCGCGGCGTCCTTACAACACCTTCGCCCGTATCCGCGCGCTCGACTTCACTGGCGCCTCCAATTACAACGCCCTGCAGGAGCACTTCGAGTGGAGGGTCAACACCCGATCGAACATCACCGTCTCCTATGTCTGGTCGCACATGTTCGACAACCAGGGCAACTCCACCAACACCGGCGGCTGCACCTGCCAGGACGTGCGGAATCCGCATGAGTGGGCCTCGGGAACCGCCGACCAGCGGCATAACCTCGTAGTCGCCTACGTCTATCGCCTGCCCGACTTCGCCAAAAGCAAGCTGGCAGGCCTGGGCGCCAACGGCTGGACCCTCAACGGCCTGATCACCCTCGCCAGCGGAAGCCCCGTCAACGTGACCCAGAGCACCGACTCGCAGAACGTGGACAATCCCTGGCAGCGTCCCACTCTCACGGGCGTCAATCCTTACATCACCAACAAGTCCGCCACCAATGGCTGGTACACCAGAAACGCCTTCGCTCTGAGCGGATTCGCCTTTGGAAACACGCCGCGCAACTACCTCGTTGGGCCGGGAACCAAGACGGTGAACGTCTCGGTCATGAAGAACTTCGCCATGCCGTATGCGGACTCGCACAACCTGCAGGTGCGCTTCGAGGCCTTCAACGCGCTCAACACTCCGCAGTTCTCCAACCCCAACTCCTCCTACTCGCCGACGAACTCCTCCTTCGGACAGATCTCGTCGACGAAGATCAACAACCGCGAGCTGCAGCTTGCCGTGAAGTATCTCTTCTAG
- the obgE gene encoding GTPase ObgE — MFIDEAKIHVKAGDGGNGCMAFRREKFVPRGGPSGGDGGHGGDILMTSSLSHNTLVHFRFNPEHKSERGEHGMGSNMSGHSGEPLLLQVPVGTLVYDEDTGELMHDFTRTNETIVIARGGRGGRGNQHFATSTHQAPREHELGRPGEERHLRLELRLLADAGLVGYPNVGKSTLISRLSAARPKIANYAFTTLQPNLGVVKVGDWPHEQSFTIADLPGLIEGAHEGSGLGIQFLKHIERTSVIVHLVDISDASGRPDPVEDFKIITAELESFDPELPKRPTIIVASKADVANPDKLKKLTTYAKRRKMPLYPISGVTGEGLDALKYAIAAAVQQHRPVVMEEVREELPEKIKRAYPPPAASARRSRR, encoded by the coding sequence ATGTTTATCGACGAGGCAAAAATCCACGTAAAGGCCGGCGACGGCGGAAATGGCTGCATGGCCTTCCGGCGCGAAAAGTTCGTTCCCCGTGGCGGGCCGTCCGGTGGCGACGGCGGCCACGGCGGCGACATCCTGATGACTTCGTCGCTCAGTCACAACACGCTCGTCCACTTTCGCTTCAATCCGGAGCACAAATCCGAACGCGGCGAGCACGGCATGGGCTCCAACATGTCAGGACACTCCGGCGAGCCTCTTCTGCTTCAGGTGCCCGTAGGTACGCTGGTCTACGACGAAGATACCGGCGAGCTGATGCACGACTTCACCCGGACCAACGAGACCATTGTGATCGCTCGCGGCGGTCGCGGCGGTCGCGGCAATCAGCATTTCGCCACCAGCACCCATCAGGCCCCGCGCGAACACGAACTCGGCCGCCCCGGCGAAGAGCGCCATCTCCGGCTGGAGCTTCGTCTCCTTGCCGACGCCGGCCTGGTCGGCTATCCCAACGTCGGCAAATCGACCCTGATCTCGCGGCTCTCCGCGGCCCGGCCCAAGATCGCCAACTACGCCTTTACCACCCTCCAACCCAACCTCGGCGTCGTCAAGGTAGGCGACTGGCCGCATGAGCAGTCCTTCACCATCGCCGATCTTCCCGGCCTGATCGAAGGTGCGCACGAGGGGTCAGGCCTCGGCATTCAGTTCCTCAAGCACATCGAACGCACCAGCGTTATCGTTCACCTCGTCGATATCTCCGACGCCAGCGGGCGCCCCGACCCCGTAGAAGACTTCAAGATCATTACCGCCGAGCTCGAAAGCTTCGACCCCGAACTCCCTAAGCGCCCTACTATCATCGTTGCGTCCAAGGCCGATGTCGCCAATCCCGACAAACTCAAGAAGCTCACCACCTATGCGAAGCGCCGCAAGATGCCCCTCTACCCCATCTCCGGAGTTACCGGTGAAGGACTCGACGCGCTGAAGTACGCCATCGCTGCTGCCGTCCAACAGCATCGTCCCGTAGTGATGGAAGAGGTTCGCGAGGAGTTGCCGGAAAAGATCAAACGCGCCTATCCTCCACCTGCGGCATCTGCGCGGCGCAGTCGGCGGTAG